In Hydrogenimonas thermophila, the genomic window ATATATTTACTTTTTGAGATTGCTTGGGGCACTTATCTTTATCCAAATACATTTTTATTACAAGCAAAAAACTTTTTTGTATTATTTAGTTTCAGCCTAATTCCTGGTGTGGCTTATATATTAAAAGGTAATCAGCAACGTGTTGTACTATCGCTTATACTTTTTCTTACAGGGTTTTTAATACGTTTATTTTATGATGCTAATATTTTATCTCCTGGACCATTTTTGGATTATAGAGAATATATTTTTAGTACAGATAAAAATTTTGCTGCAATTATTATAGATACTACAATGGTAGGAGTTTTACTTTTTAGTACATATTTTATTATTGATTTTATTCAAAAAAAAAATACAGTTGCTATTTATAATATTTTAATATCTTTAGTTGTACTTATTCCAACTATTTTAGCTTGGTCATCTCTAAATTCACGAGCGGCTTGGATTAGTTTAGCTATTTCATCCTTATTTATAGTAATAATTTTGATGTTTCAAACAAAGCAACAAGGTTTTACTAAAAAATATGCCATAGTATTTTTTATTTTTTTTATTTCAGTTATTTCACTTGCTTTATTGGTAAGAGGTGATATGATTATTTCAAAATTAACTTCTGAATCTAAAACTTGGCAGGCAATTTTATCTATGGATTTGGAAAATATACCAAAAACATCAATTGGTTTGCGTATCCATATGTGGCATTATGCTATTCAGTTGTGGTTACAACATCCACTATTAGGACATGGTCTTAATATAACTCATTTAACTTCTAATATTCCTGCAGAAATGGGATTTAAAGGTTTTGCTAACCTCCATAATGCATATTTAGAGATTTTAGCTCGTACTGGTTTGATTGGTCTTATTTTTTATATTTCTGCACTTTTTATTACACTAAAAGCAGTTTTTAAAGCCTATACCCAACACTATATTCCTCTGTTTTTGTTTATTTTTTTCATTGAAATTCTATTAATTTTTCTATTTAATAATGTATCAGTAGGATTCATTTTCTTTCAGCATGGATGGCAGTATATAGTACTTTTTGGTGGTATTGCATATAGTTATCGCTATGCACAGATGAAACCTGAAGGAGAATAATGAAGAGAGTTTTAATTGTACGAATGAGTGCCATAGGCGATGTAGTTTTTGCTTCTCCACTTATTGAAGCAATAAAAAAAGACTATCCTGATGCTAAGATTTTTTGGTTGGCTGAACCAATAGTTAAAGATCTTCTAAGGTGTGATACTGATATAGAAGAAGTTATTGAGTTCCCAAAAAATAGGTTTAAACAACTCTGGAAAGACAAGAAAATTATTACTCTTTTTAAAGAACTTAGTTACTTTTCAAAAAAACTGAAGTCTTATAATTTTGATACTGCAATTGATGCTCAAGGGTTACTTAAAAGTGCGATAATTGCTTGGTTTAGTGGTGCTCCAGTGCGTTATGGTTTTAAATCTAAAGAGTTTAGTCACCTTTTTCTTAATAAAGTAACAGATAAGGGTGGAAATAGTCAGCATATTAGCTCAGAATATTATCATCTTATACGTTTTATGGGGCTTGATAATTCAGTTTCACTCTCTCTTAAGCTCTGCTCAAAAGCTTATGATAATGCAGATATTTTAATAAAAACATACGATTTGAATAATGGATTTATAGCATTGACTCCATTTACTACGCGACCACAAAAACATTGGTTTCACGATTCTTGGAAAAAACTTATTCATATGTTACAATCGTACTTTAATCTACCAATTATAATATTGGGTTCTGAAGCAGATAAAGAGAGTGCACAGTATATTACTCAAGGAACATCAGCAATTAATTTAGCTGGTAAGACTAAAATTGATGAAGCTGCAGCACTTTTGAAAAAATCTTTATTAATTATTGGAGTTGATACTGGGCTTACTCATATGGCAGTTGCACAGATGAGACCAACCATAGCTCTTTTTGGTGCAACAGTTCCTTATACTAAGACAGATAATCCATATGTTAAGGTTATATACCATAAATTTGAATGCTCTCCTTGTCGCAGACGGCCTATATGTGCAAATAGATTTGATTGTATGCAAGCTATAAGTCCAGAGGAAGTGGTAGAGACAGCAAAATCACTTATTAAGGTAAATATATGACGATTTTGCATATAGAAGCAGGTAAAAATCTTTATGGTGGTGCAAAACAGGTAGCATATCTTATTGAGGAACTTCAAAAACGTGGAACTAATAATATTCTTATATGTCCTATAAATAGTGAAATAGCAAAAGTTTGTAAGCCTTTTTGCATAGTTGAAGAGATACAGATGAGTGGCGACTTGGACATTAGTATGATTTTTAGAATAAAAAAAATCATTAAGTTCCATAATGCAAATATCGTTCATGTTCATAGTAGACGCGGTGCTGATATAATGGGAATGGTTGCTGCTAAGTTATCAAAAACTCCAGTAGTTTTATCTAGACGTGTTGATAATCCAGAGCCTAAATTGTGGGCAAAGTTTAAGTACTCTTTTTATGACCATATAGTTACTATTTCAGAAGCAATCAGAAATGTATTGATCAGTGAGGGTGTTAAATCTGAAAAAATAACGACGGTTTATAGTGCTGTAGATAGTAGTATTTATGATAAACCATGTTCAAAAACTTATTTTTTACAAGAGTTTAAACTTCCTGAAAATACGAAAACAATTGGTGTAATAGCTCAATTGATTCCAAGAAAAGGACACAAGTATTTATTACAAATAGTACCTGATATTATAAAAATTTTTCCAAACCTTCATATTCTATTTTTTGGGAAAGGTCCTATAAAAAATGAGTTAGAAGATATTATAAAAACTAAGAATCTACAAAATAATGTACATATGATTGGTTTTAGAGATGATCTATTACAATGGATTGGATGTCTCGATCTGGTCGTTCATCCTGCACTAATGGAAGGTCTTGGTGTATCGCTGTTACAGGCTGCTGCAGCTGGTGTGCCAATAATAGCATCACCATTTGGAGGTATGCCTGAGATAGTTCACAATAATGTGAATGGTTTTTTGGTAGATCCACACGATAGTAAAACTTTATTCGAAAAAATTTCTTTACTTTTAAATGATCAAAATCTTTCAATAAAATTTGGTAAAGCAGGAAAAGAGATTGTAAAAAGCAAGTTTAGTATTGAAAGTATGGTAGATGGAAATTTATCTATATATAAAAAGGTTCTTTCATGAAGATTCTATATATTCTTCATAGCCATACATTAGGTGGTGCGGAAAAACATTTAATAACTTTAATGGATGGTGTAAGTAAGTATGGGATTACTCCAATTTATGCTGGACAAACTAATAGTTGGTTACACAAAGAAGTTCAAAAAAGAGGATATAGATTTTATAATGTACCAATGCATGGTTTTTACGATATTGTTTCTATGACTAAATTAGCTATGATTGCAAAAAAAGAGAGAGTTCATTTAATTCATGGTCATTTAACAAGGGGTGCATTTTATGCAGGTATAACCTCAAAACTGAGTCGTATTCCTTCTATTGCTACTGCACACTCAACCAATGCTGGTAAACATTTTGGACATGTTAAACATATTATAGCTGTAAGCGAAGCAGTAAAAAAATTTTTAATTCAAAAAGGTTATAGTTATACTAA contains:
- the waaF gene encoding lipopolysaccharide heptosyltransferase II, translating into MKRVLIVRMSAIGDVVFASPLIEAIKKDYPDAKIFWLAEPIVKDLLRCDTDIEEVIEFPKNRFKQLWKDKKIITLFKELSYFSKKLKSYNFDTAIDAQGLLKSAIIAWFSGAPVRYGFKSKEFSHLFLNKVTDKGGNSQHISSEYYHLIRFMGLDNSVSLSLKLCSKAYDNADILIKTYDLNNGFIALTPFTTRPQKHWFHDSWKKLIHMLQSYFNLPIIILGSEADKESAQYITQGTSAINLAGKTKIDEAAALLKKSLLIIGVDTGLTHMAVAQMRPTIALFGATVPYTKTDNPYVKVIYHKFECSPCRRRPICANRFDCMQAISPEEVVETAKSLIKVNI
- a CDS encoding O-antigen ligase family protein, with protein sequence MAYILKGNQQRVVLSLILFLTGFLIRLFYDANILSPGPFLDYREYIFSTDKNFAAIIIDTTMVGVLLFSTYFIIDFIQKKNTVAIYNILISLVVLIPTILAWSSLNSRAAWISLAISSLFIVIILMFQTKQQGFTKKYAIVFFIFFISVISLALLVRGDMIISKLTSESKTWQAILSMDLENIPKTSIGLRIHMWHYAIQLWLQHPLLGHGLNITHLTSNIPAEMGFKGFANLHNAYLEILARTGLIGLIFYISALFITLKAVFKAYTQHYIPLFLFIFFIEILLIFLFNNVSVGFIFFQHGWQYIVLFGGIAYSYRYAQMKPEGE
- a CDS encoding glycosyltransferase family 4 protein, with the protein product MTILHIEAGKNLYGGAKQVAYLIEELQKRGTNNILICPINSEIAKVCKPFCIVEEIQMSGDLDISMIFRIKKIIKFHNANIVHVHSRRGADIMGMVAAKLSKTPVVLSRRVDNPEPKLWAKFKYSFYDHIVTISEAIRNVLISEGVKSEKITTVYSAVDSSIYDKPCSKTYFLQEFKLPENTKTIGVIAQLIPRKGHKYLLQIVPDIIKIFPNLHILFFGKGPIKNELEDIIKTKNLQNNVHMIGFRDDLLQWIGCLDLVVHPALMEGLGVSLLQAAAAGVPIIASPFGGMPEIVHNNVNGFLVDPHDSKTLFEKISLLLNDQNLSIKFGKAGKEIVKSKFSIESMVDGNLSIYKKVLS